The following proteins come from a genomic window of Fontisubflavum oceani:
- a CDS encoding SDR family NAD(P)-dependent oxidoreductase: MEHQGRHALVTGGGTGIGLGIATGLAEAGAEVTITGRNLARLEEIASAHPRLRALAMDVSNPTSVQTGIHAAAAAHGPIAICVANAGIAEPAPFAKETPEHWRSIMATNLDGAFFTFQAALATLGKEDWGRMIVVSSIAGVRGLKNAIAYTASKHGAIGLIRGLSEEYMRSNITFNALCPGYVDTEIVSRNAAQIAAHQGITEAEARGYLAGGNRHKTLLDTDEITGAALWLCSDSARSVNGQTIQIAGGQVS, from the coding sequence ATGGAGCATCAAGGACGTCACGCGCTGGTCACCGGCGGCGGCACGGGCATCGGGCTTGGCATCGCGACCGGGCTCGCCGAGGCCGGGGCCGAAGTCACCATCACCGGGCGCAACTTGGCGCGGCTTGAGGAGATCGCAAGCGCTCACCCCCGCTTGCGCGCGCTGGCGATGGATGTGAGCAACCCGACCTCCGTCCAGACAGGCATACATGCCGCCGCCGCCGCGCACGGCCCCATCGCCATCTGCGTCGCCAATGCTGGTATCGCCGAACCCGCCCCCTTTGCTAAGGAAACGCCCGAACACTGGCGTAGCATCATGGCCACCAATCTCGACGGCGCGTTTTTCACGTTTCAGGCTGCCCTGGCAACGCTTGGCAAAGAGGACTGGGGCCGGATGATCGTGGTGAGTTCCATCGCCGGTGTCCGTGGCCTGAAAAACGCCATCGCTTATACCGCGTCGAAACATGGCGCGATTGGCCTGATCCGGGGCCTGTCGGAAGAATACATGCGCTCCAACATCACCTTCAACGCCCTTTGCCCCGGCTACGTCGATACCGAGATCGTCTCCCGCAACGCCGCGCAAATCGCCGCTCATCAAGGGATCACTGAGGCTGAAGCGCGGGGCTATCTTGCTGGCGGCAACCGTCATAAAACCCTGCTCGACACCGATGAGATCACCGGCGCCGCGCTCTGGCTCTGCTCTGACAGCGCGCGCAGCGTCAATGGTCAAACCATCCAGATCGCGGGCGGCCAGGTCTCCTAA
- the moaA gene encoding GTP 3',8-cyclase MoaA — MENTAPLIDPFARAINYLRVSVTDRCDFRCVYCMSENMTFLPKKELLTLEELDRMCSTFIRMGVQKLRITGGEPLVRRDIMTFFQSMTRHLDSGALKELTLTTNGSQLSRFAEQLYAAGIRRINVSLDTLDETKFAEITRWGRLKQVLEGIDAAQKAGLRVKINAVALKDFNEDELFTLQEWCASRDMDLTFIEVMPMGDLGNEDRITQYWSLKDLRARLAERFNLIDLAERTGGPARYVKLEETGQKIGFITPLTHNFCESCNRVRLTCTGELYMCLGQEDMADLRAPLRDSRDDVLLEEAIRAAIERKPKGHDFDYSRQKVDGQVSRHMSHTGG; from the coding sequence ATGGAAAACACTGCCCCTCTCATCGACCCCTTTGCCCGCGCGATCAACTATCTGCGCGTCTCCGTCACAGATCGTTGCGATTTCCGCTGCGTCTATTGCATGTCGGAGAACATGACCTTCTTGCCGAAGAAAGAGCTTCTGACGCTGGAAGAACTCGATCGGATGTGTTCGACTTTCATCCGCATGGGCGTCCAGAAACTGCGGATCACCGGAGGTGAGCCGCTCGTCCGCCGCGATATCATGACTTTTTTCCAGTCCATGACACGGCATCTCGACTCGGGCGCGCTCAAAGAATTGACGCTGACCACCAATGGCAGCCAACTCTCGCGCTTCGCCGAGCAACTCTATGCTGCGGGCATCCGTCGGATCAACGTCTCGCTCGATACGCTGGATGAGACGAAATTCGCCGAAATCACCCGGTGGGGGCGCCTGAAGCAGGTTCTGGAAGGGATCGATGCGGCACAGAAAGCCGGGCTGCGGGTGAAAATCAACGCGGTGGCGCTGAAAGACTTCAACGAGGACGAACTTTTCACCCTGCAAGAGTGGTGCGCTTCGCGGGATATGGACCTGACCTTCATCGAAGTCATGCCAATGGGCGATCTCGGCAATGAGGACCGGATCACACAATACTGGTCTCTGAAAGACCTGCGCGCTCGTCTCGCCGAACGCTTCAACCTGATCGATTTGGCCGAACGCACGGGCGGCCCGGCGCGCTACGTGAAGCTCGAAGAGACCGGCCAGAAAATTGGCTTCATCACCCCGCTCACCCATAATTTCTGCGAAAGCTGCAACCGGGTGCGCCTGACCTGCACGGGCGAGCTCTATATGTGTCTCGGCCAGGAAGACATGGCCGACCTCCGCGCGCCGCTCAGGGACTCCCGCGACGACGTTTTGCTAGAAGAAGCGATCCGCGCCGCAATCGAGCGCAAACCCAAAGGCCATGATTTCGACTATTCCCGCCAGAAGGTAGATGGCCAGGTTTCCCGCCATATGAGCCATACGGGTGGGTAA
- a CDS encoding cobalamin biosynthesis protein CobQ: MNTPAHLLLGAAAFGDPERRHTTTAAIIGALAPDMSLYLMAGVALIVLQIPPQVVFDELYFSDAWQHVFAIDNSVFVWGVVLAFGLWRRTPWIVALGGAALIHLVTDFALHHDDGRPHFWPLSNWIFESPISYWDSRNGARIVAPLEALLAAACYVVLWRRYETWAPRLGFGVVLGAELFVMRNWLVFF; the protein is encoded by the coding sequence ATGAACACGCCCGCGCATCTCTTGCTGGGCGCAGCGGCGTTTGGCGACCCGGAGCGGCGACATACCACGACGGCGGCGATCATCGGCGCCCTGGCACCGGATATGTCGCTTTACCTCATGGCGGGCGTGGCGCTGATCGTGCTGCAAATCCCGCCTCAGGTGGTGTTTGACGAGCTGTATTTCTCCGATGCCTGGCAGCACGTCTTCGCAATCGATAATTCGGTTTTCGTCTGGGGCGTGGTTTTGGCCTTCGGGCTTTGGCGTCGAACCCCGTGGATTGTGGCCCTTGGTGGCGCGGCGCTGATCCATTTGGTGACGGATTTTGCTTTGCATCATGACGATGGGCGGCCGCATTTTTGGCCTCTGAGCAATTGGATCTTTGAAAGCCCGATCAGCTATTGGGACAGTCGCAACGGTGCGCGGATTGTGGCCCCGCTGGAAGCGCTTTTGGCCGCGGCTTGCTATGTTGTGCTCTGGCGCCGCTATGAGACATGGGCGCCCCGTCTTGGGTTTGGTGTGGTCCTGGGCGCGGAGCTGTTTGTGATGCGCAACTGGCTGGTGTTTTTCTAG
- a CDS encoding DUF1289 domain-containing protein, protein MSKHPSPCIDVCKFRRAGHCIGCSMTKDQKAMYKTLKKADHQEAFIKMLIAQQEVMGKYSAWQPAYVRKCMKKGAKPPLGLGKAAKKAA, encoded by the coding sequence ATGTCGAAACACCCCAGCCCCTGCATTGATGTCTGTAAATTCCGCCGCGCCGGGCACTGCATCGGATGCTCGATGACCAAAGACCAAAAGGCGATGTATAAGACGCTGAAGAAGGCCGACCACCAAGAGGCTTTCATCAAAATGCTGATCGCGCAGCAGGAGGTGATGGGCAAATACTCGGCCTGGCAGCCCGCCTATGTCAGAAAATGCATGAAAAAAGGGGCGAAACCGCCCCTTGGTCTTGGCAAAGCTGCGAAAAAGGCCGCCTAA
- a CDS encoding NUDIX hydrolase, translating to MKKRYMGSPKTFQAPLQIGGVPKRETRTQFAALCYRTRKTGVEVLLVTSRDTRRWIIPKGWPMDGLTPADAAAQEAWEEAGVKGNAHDHVAGIYSYNKKMEDGPDLPCIVAVFPVEVKKLEAEFPEMTMRKRKWFTPKKAAARVRELELKLILREFDPSRLR from the coding sequence ATGAAAAAACGGTATATGGGCAGTCCAAAGACATTTCAGGCCCCCTTGCAAATCGGGGGCGTTCCAAAACGTGAAACCCGCACGCAATTTGCCGCACTCTGCTATCGAACGCGGAAGACCGGGGTCGAGGTGCTCTTGGTCACCTCGCGGGACACCAGACGGTGGATCATTCCAAAGGGCTGGCCGATGGATGGCCTGACCCCGGCGGATGCAGCGGCGCAGGAAGCTTGGGAAGAGGCTGGCGTCAAAGGCAACGCGCATGACCATGTTGCCGGAATCTATAGTTATAACAAGAAGATGGAGGATGGGCCGGACCTGCCCTGCATCGTCGCGGTGTTTCCGGTCGAGGTCAAGAAACTCGAAGCCGAGTTCCCTGAGATGACTATGCGGAAACGCAAATGGTTCACGCCGAAAAAGGCGGCGGCGCGGGTGCGGGAGTTGGAGTTGAAACTCATCCTGCGGGAGTTTGACCCGTCCCGGCTTCGCTAA
- a CDS encoding redoxin domain-containing protein: MTSPKPLAGSAFPALNIPVLTGGKRALSKPKDGFDWQLIVAYRGKHCPICTRYLQELNAALPGLNAIGVDVIAISADDEDRAGGHMDEVQPLYDVGYDLSVPQMQALGLYISGPRNGMNVERPFAEPGLFVVNAEGDLQLVDISNVPFARPDLQSILRGLTFLRGLTDPFPVNGSYV; the protein is encoded by the coding sequence ATGACCAGCCCTAAACCGCTGGCCGGAAGCGCTTTTCCGGCCCTCAATATTCCTGTGCTCACTGGCGGGAAACGCGCCCTTTCCAAGCCCAAAGACGGGTTCGATTGGCAACTTATCGTGGCCTATCGCGGCAAACACTGCCCGATCTGCACCCGCTATCTGCAAGAGTTGAATGCCGCCTTGCCGGGCTTGAATGCCATCGGCGTCGACGTCATCGCGATCTCTGCCGATGACGAAGACCGCGCCGGGGGTCACATGGACGAGGTTCAGCCTCTTTATGACGTCGGCTACGATCTCAGCGTTCCGCAGATGCAGGCGCTCGGACTTTATATTTCGGGGCCTCGCAATGGCATGAACGTGGAGCGCCCCTTTGCCGAACCTGGCCTCTTTGTCGTGAATGCGGAAGGCGATTTACAGCTTGTCGACATCTCCAATGTCCCGTTCGCGCGCCCCGATCTCCAGTCTATTCTGCGCGGTCTAACCTTCTTGCGCGGTCTCACCGACCCGTTTCCCGTCAACGGCTCTTACGTTTGA
- the hemP gene encoding hemin uptake protein HemP, protein MTFHSLVEADSASPRLPTPDMPVHDARTLTGREGSTALIVLDDKTYTLRITRAGKLILTK, encoded by the coding sequence ATGACCTTCCATTCACTTGTAGAAGCCGATTCGGCCTCGCCGCGCCTGCCCACACCAGACATGCCCGTCCATGACGCCCGCACACTTACCGGACGCGAGGGCAGCACCGCCCTGATCGTTCTGGATGACAAGACCTATACCCTGCGCATCACCCGCGCCGGAAAGCTCATCCTCACAAAGTAA
- a CDS encoding acetoin utilization protein AcuC: protein MQNPPLFLGSEIYRGSSYGQWHPLRVPRVSTVMDLSRAIGWLPEAQYRNSPRAKPKALHIWHTEAYVAALEQAERDHAVSAETRERHGLGTVSNPIYPEMFRRPATAAGASLLAGELLADGGVIYHPGGGTHHGMPDRAGGFCYLNDPVLAMLSLRRAGAKRIAYVDIDAHHADGVEAGFAGDPETLLISVHEERRWPFTGGLDEDGGGNCLNLPVPRGLNDSEMEFILNELILPAVGNFTPDALVLQCGADAVEEDPLSRLSLSNNAHWNVLRALMGLKVPRLLVLGGGGYNPWSVGRLWTGIWATLNGHDIPDRVPPDAEAVLRALTWDKARAGRNPPAHWFTTLRDVPRPGPIRPEIAERVTLLRQHPAARGNIPTEKLRH, encoded by the coding sequence ATGCAGAACCCGCCCCTGTTTCTGGGCTCCGAGATTTATCGTGGCTCCAGCTACGGGCAATGGCATCCGCTCCGCGTGCCACGCGTTTCAACGGTGATGGACCTCTCCCGCGCCATCGGTTGGCTGCCGGAGGCACAATATCGAAACTCGCCGCGCGCCAAACCAAAAGCCCTGCATATTTGGCATACCGAGGCCTATGTCGCGGCGTTGGAGCAAGCGGAGCGCGACCATGCGGTGAGCGCGGAAACGCGCGAGCGCCATGGCCTCGGCACCGTCTCGAACCCGATCTATCCCGAGATGTTCCGCCGCCCCGCCACCGCCGCCGGTGCATCGCTTTTGGCGGGCGAGCTTCTGGCGGATGGCGGTGTTATCTACCACCCCGGTGGTGGCACGCATCATGGGATGCCCGACCGGGCGGGCGGATTTTGCTATTTGAATGACCCGGTCCTCGCGATGCTCTCGCTCCGTCGGGCGGGTGCCAAACGCATCGCCTATGTGGATATCGACGCGCATCATGCCGATGGTGTGGAGGCCGGATTTGCCGGCGACCCTGAGACGCTGTTGATCTCGGTCCATGAGGAGCGGCGATGGCCCTTCACAGGCGGGCTGGACGAAGATGGCGGCGGCAACTGCTTGAACCTACCGGTGCCGCGTGGCCTAAATGACAGCGAAATGGAATTTATTCTCAATGAGTTGATATTGCCAGCCGTCGGGAACTTCACCCCTGACGCCCTTGTCTTGCAATGCGGCGCGGACGCTGTCGAGGAGGATCCGCTAAGCCGCCTCAGCCTGTCGAACAATGCTCATTGGAATGTTTTGCGCGCCCTGATGGGCCTCAAGGTGCCGCGCCTTTTGGTACTTGGCGGCGGCGGGTACAATCCTTGGTCTGTCGGGCGGCTTTGGACGGGTATTTGGGCGACACTGAATGGCCATGACATCCCCGATCGCGTGCCACCTGACGCAGAGGCCGTGCTCCGCGCGCTGACGTGGGACAAGGCGCGCGCGGGCCGCAATCCGCCCGCGCATTGGTTCACGACGTTGCGGGATGTGCCGCGCCCAGGCCCGATCCGGCCGGAGATTGCCGAACGCGTGACGCTGCTGCGTCAACATCCAGCGGCACGCGGAAATATTCCGACTGAAAAACTCAGGCATTGA
- a CDS encoding SDR family NAD(P)-dependent oxidoreductase, whose translation MRALITGANRGVGLAMAEALAARGDHVIATTRSATPLANVQWEQADMADPASISALAERVEGPLDLLICNAGVLHDRAEALETGYPPEMWAETFAVNVTGVFLTIQALLPQLRAAKAAKIAILSSQLGSNTRATGGRYIYRASKSAALNLGRNLAHDLVPEGIAVGIYHPGWVQTDMGGSAADITAAQAATGLIQRFDALGPATTGVFETWDGQPHPL comes from the coding sequence ATGCGGGCGTTGATCACCGGGGCCAATCGCGGCGTCGGCCTTGCGATGGCCGAGGCATTGGCGGCCCGAGGCGACCACGTCATCGCAACCACGCGTTCCGCGACGCCTTTGGCAAATGTTCAATGGGAACAGGCCGATATGGCCGATCCGGCCTCGATCTCTGCCCTGGCAGAGCGGGTCGAGGGGCCGCTTGATCTGCTGATTTGCAATGCCGGGGTGTTGCACGATCGGGCGGAGGCTCTTGAAACAGGCTATCCGCCGGAAATGTGGGCGGAGACCTTTGCGGTCAACGTGACAGGTGTGTTTTTGACGATCCAGGCGCTCCTGCCGCAGCTCCGCGCCGCCAAGGCTGCGAAGATCGCAATCCTGTCGTCACAGCTTGGCAGCAACACACGGGCAACAGGCGGGAGATACATCTATCGCGCCTCCAAATCCGCGGCCCTCAATCTGGGGCGCAATCTGGCCCATGATTTGGTGCCCGAGGGGATCGCGGTAGGGATTTATCATCCCGGTTGGGTGCAAACCGATATGGGGGGCTCAGCGGCCGATATCACCGCCGCTCAGGCGGCCACTGGCCTGATCCAGCGTTTCGACGCACTTGGTCCGGCCACCACAGGCGTGTTTGAAACCTGGGATGGGCAGCCGCACCCGCTTTGA
- a CDS encoding DUF1178 family protein codes for MIRYSLKCAEGHAFDSWFQSAEAFDALAARGLLSCAVCGADDVKKAIMAPRVRKKGGVVAPEPPAADVPAPSLSTPATPVEQAMKAMQAHVEKHSTYVGGKFADEARAIHLGDAPERMIHGEAKPEEAKALIEDGVPIAPLPGVPKSKAN; via the coding sequence ATGATCCGATATTCGCTGAAATGTGCCGAAGGGCATGCCTTCGACAGTTGGTTCCAATCCGCCGAAGCGTTTGATGCGCTGGCGGCAAGGGGGCTTCTGTCTTGTGCGGTCTGTGGCGCCGACGATGTGAAAAAGGCGATCATGGCCCCGCGTGTCAGGAAAAAGGGTGGGGTTGTGGCCCCAGAGCCACCGGCTGCCGATGTGCCTGCGCCATCGCTCAGCACGCCCGCCACACCGGTGGAACAGGCGATGAAGGCGATGCAAGCCCATGTGGAGAAGCATTCCACCTATGTCGGCGGCAAATTCGCCGATGAGGCGCGCGCGATCCATCTGGGCGATGCGCCCGAGCGGATGATCCATGGCGAGGCGAAACCGGAAGAGGCCAAGGCCCTGATCGAAGATGGCGTGCCGATTGCGCCATTGCCGGGCGTGCCAAAATCGAAAGCAAACTGA
- a CDS encoding DUF3422 family protein, with translation MPPIDDHPLRYSLANELHARPFPVLSSPGQAAFLAIKHPVDAAKRDRALDRAHLIALLDRHGAPHPPEDATHYTGQIGKCHLKWEQHTEFVTYSAFLDGQAERAFDPEIWEVFPEDWLAAAPGARITSAHIHIANAPKSEAEIAKQIDRWFLPESLAVSQVLDAAAVIAGDFRITPQGHMNFALFVNPKTGPRRIGRVVQRICEIETYKAMSMLGLPRARAISTRMGAMDRDLAALLDDMAGDLAEPDATLGKLLTIAADLENQMARASFRFGATRAYEALVHQRIEVLRETRFQGRQTFAEFMMRRFDPTMRTVQATESRLQQITERAYRAGDLLRTRVDVDRSAQNQALLESMDKRAALQLRLQKTVEGLSVVAISYYAVNLMVYLTTPIAEQAGISKTILASLLALPVIAAVWLIVRAIRRKVD, from the coding sequence ATGCCCCCGATTGACGACCACCCCTTGCGCTACTCGCTCGCCAATGAGCTTCACGCCCGTCCGTTCCCCGTCCTCAGCAGCCCCGGCCAGGCGGCGTTTCTCGCGATCAAACACCCCGTCGACGCCGCGAAACGCGACCGGGCCCTGGACCGAGCCCATCTGATCGCCCTACTCGACCGTCACGGCGCGCCGCACCCGCCCGAAGATGCCACGCATTACACCGGCCAAATCGGCAAATGCCATCTGAAATGGGAGCAACATACGGAGTTCGTGACCTATTCGGCCTTTCTCGACGGCCAAGCCGAGCGCGCGTTTGACCCCGAGATTTGGGAGGTCTTCCCTGAAGACTGGCTCGCCGCCGCGCCCGGAGCCCGGATCACCTCCGCCCATATCCACATCGCCAATGCGCCGAAATCCGAGGCCGAGATTGCCAAGCAGATTGACCGCTGGTTCCTGCCCGAAAGCCTCGCGGTCAGCCAGGTGCTGGACGCGGCCGCAGTGATCGCGGGCGACTTTCGCATCACCCCTCAGGGCCACATGAACTTCGCCCTGTTCGTGAACCCCAAAACCGGCCCGCGCCGGATTGGCCGCGTCGTGCAACGGATTTGCGAGATTGAGACCTATAAGGCCATGTCGATGCTCGGCCTGCCCCGCGCGCGTGCCATCAGCACCCGCATGGGCGCCATGGATCGCGATCTGGCCGCCCTTCTGGATGACATGGCGGGGGATCTTGCAGAGCCCGATGCGACACTTGGCAAACTCCTGACCATCGCCGCCGATCTGGAAAACCAAATGGCCCGGGCCAGCTTTCGGTTCGGCGCCACCCGCGCCTATGAGGCGCTGGTCCATCAGCGGATCGAGGTTCTGCGCGAGACCCGGTTTCAGGGCCGTCAGACCTTTGCCGAATTCATGATGCGCCGGTTCGACCCCACGATGCGCACGGTGCAGGCAACCGAAAGCCGGTTGCAGCAGATAACCGAACGGGCCTACCGCGCCGGTGATCTGTTACGGACCAGAGTCGATGTCGACCGCTCGGCGCAGAACCAAGCGCTTCTGGAAAGCATGGACAAGCGCGCCGCGCTGCAACTGCGCCTGCAAAAGACTGTCGAAGGTCTCTCGGTCGTTGCGATCAGCTATTACGCCGTGAATTTGATGGTCTATCTAACCACACCGATTGCCGAACAAGCGGGTATCTCCAAGACAATCCTGGCATCCCTTCTCGCGTTGCCAGTGATCGCCGCCGTTTGGCTCATCGTTCGGGCGATCCGCCGCAAAGTCGATTAA
- a CDS encoding TetR/AcrR family transcriptional regulator: MTDTKKIGRPRNFDYDAALLKAMAVFWAKGFDGASLRDLTKAMGITGPSMYAAFGDKRELYLKTIDRYADVDGCAPVVAFEAEPDIRKAVRGFLEEVILYATENDSGAKGCFLASSVSTNIGQVEGVAERVEKAIEDTDKRLAARFDKEIEKGTLPPDFPSLDRAALLYDMRQGYMFRGRAGWRAEVLLQGLDDRVEMILAHKELRT; the protein is encoded by the coding sequence TTGACCGATACAAAAAAAATTGGGCGACCGAGAAATTTCGACTATGATGCCGCGCTTTTGAAGGCGATGGCGGTGTTTTGGGCAAAGGGATTCGATGGCGCGTCGCTTCGCGATCTGACCAAGGCTATGGGGATCACCGGGCCCAGCATGTATGCGGCTTTTGGCGACAAGCGGGAGCTGTATCTAAAGACCATCGACCGTTACGCCGATGTCGACGGATGCGCCCCGGTGGTGGCCTTCGAAGCCGAGCCCGATATTCGCAAAGCCGTGCGGGGCTTCCTCGAAGAAGTTATCCTCTATGCTACCGAGAATGACAGTGGGGCAAAGGGATGCTTCTTGGCGTCCAGCGTTTCAACCAATATCGGGCAGGTTGAAGGTGTGGCGGAACGCGTTGAAAAAGCGATTGAAGATACCGACAAACGGCTCGCCGCGCGGTTCGATAAAGAGATCGAGAAAGGCACTCTACCGCCTGATTTCCCGTCTTTGGATCGGGCCGCGCTGCTTTATGATATGCGCCAAGGGTACATGTTCCGTGGGCGCGCCGGGTGGCGCGCCGAGGTGCTTTTGCAAGGTCTCGATGATCGCGTCGAGATGATTTTGGCGCATAAGGAGTTGCGGACTTAG
- a CDS encoding YybH family protein has protein sequence MRVIALLSAVALSTGIAIAEETTQTAIEALTALNDRFNAAAAAHDADGLLDLYADDTLWIAQGTPVTQGLQGPRDLFEFVTSNQGEVTHTIDHLFVSEDAPLAVMIGSVDARIETAGLDATGTYLFVLEPTETGWEVVTDMWHQHDQN, from the coding sequence ATGCGTGTTATCGCCCTGCTGTCTGCCGTGGCTCTCTCAACCGGGATCGCCATTGCCGAAGAAACCACCCAAACCGCCATTGAAGCGTTGACCGCGTTGAATGATCGGTTCAATGCCGCTGCGGCGGCGCATGATGCCGATGGCCTGCTCGATCTTTACGCCGATGACACGCTCTGGATCGCCCAAGGAACGCCCGTCACCCAAGGGCTTCAGGGCCCCCGCGACCTGTTTGAATTTGTCACGTCGAACCAGGGCGAAGTCACCCATACGATCGATCATCTCTTTGTCTCGGAGGATGCGCCGCTTGCGGTGATGATCGGCTCTGTCGACGCTCGGATCGAAACTGCTGGGCTCGACGCGACCGGAACCTATCTCTTTGTGCTCGAACCGACAGAAACCGGTTGGGAAGTCGTCACCGATATGTGGCACCAACACGATCAAAACTAA
- a CDS encoding GNAT family N-acetyltransferase: MTQPATPPESEPMPDIRPFTPDMAAACGTLFYNAVQIGAAAHYDQAQRDAWAGAPIPADRFLTRFADQKVLTAWNDTQLTGFMTLRADGYLDMAFVAPEARGTRTADALLAGLLSHAKANGLSRLFTFASFPARSFFARNGWCVIRPNIVTIGNVTLENFEMEFRL, encoded by the coding sequence GTGACGCAGCCCGCCACCCCACCCGAAAGTGAGCCGATGCCCGATATCCGCCCCTTCACCCCCGATATGGCCGCCGCCTGCGGCACGCTCTTCTATAACGCCGTGCAAATCGGCGCGGCCGCCCATTACGACCAAGCCCAACGTGATGCCTGGGCCGGCGCGCCGATCCCAGCGGACCGATTTCTCACCCGCTTCGCCGACCAAAAAGTGTTAACCGCCTGGAACGACACCCAGCTTACCGGGTTCATGACCCTCCGCGCCGACGGCTATCTCGACATGGCCTTTGTTGCGCCGGAGGCGCGCGGCACCCGCACTGCCGATGCGCTTCTGGCCGGGCTGCTCAGCCACGCCAAAGCAAACGGGCTGTCCCGGCTCTTCACCTTCGCCAGCTTCCCCGCGCGCTCGTTTTTCGCCCGCAACGGCTGGTGCGTCATTCGGCCCAACATTGTCACAATCGGCAATGTCACATTAGAGAATTTCGAAATGGAATTCAGGCTCTAG
- a CDS encoding Dps family protein, whose translation MTQPAAQMSPTAQGAIVEALTQGVAETAVTTMLAQNFHWNVTGMGFGPLHALFQEIYEDHFVAQDDLAERVKALDGHALGQLSVMLERSKVEEHDGHADAETMVAALQKAQETLAATLAEAGALAAEHGDTLTEDLCIARGQVHEKFAWILRSHLR comes from the coding sequence ATGACTCAACCTGCCGCGCAGATGAGCCCGACCGCACAGGGCGCAATCGTGGAGGCACTGACCCAAGGCGTGGCGGAAACCGCCGTGACCACGATGTTGGCGCAAAACTTTCATTGGAATGTGACCGGCATGGGCTTTGGCCCGCTGCACGCGCTGTTCCAAGAGATTTATGAGGACCATTTCGTGGCCCAAGACGATCTGGCAGAACGTGTCAAAGCGCTGGACGGCCATGCGTTGGGGCAGCTTTCGGTGATGCTGGAGCGCTCAAAAGTCGAAGAGCATGATGGTCATGCCGATGCCGAAACCATGGTGGCGGCGCTGCAAAAGGCCCAAGAAACTCTGGCGGCGACCTTGGCCGAGGCAGGCGCGCTTGCCGCCGAGCATGGCGATACGCTGACCGAGGATCTGTGCATCGCACGTGGTCAGGTGCATGAGAAGTTCGCCTGGATTCTGCGGTCTCACCTGCGCTGA